In Ammoniphilus sp. CFH 90114, a genomic segment contains:
- a CDS encoding Ldh family oxidoreductase, producing MTDRWMPEDLRQLSEQVLIKTGVSQKHAQITTDVMLEANLRGIDSHGISYLPVYINRIEKGVVNPNSTPEIIQDSGSSFVVDGRNGLGQVAGYFSMTEAISRAHERGVGLAAVRRSGHFGMSSYYAVKASEQHCIGIVMTNAPSSVAPFGGMEALFGTNPMAFVFPVEDGPPLTIDFATSAVARTKLRNLTAEEPIPKGWALNKEGYPAKTAGEGYEGVLLPAAGVKGYALAIVAEVFSAILSQASFTKDVGGLVDQFDRSQNVGHFLGAISIESFLPMYTYHSLMREFIASIKSVKPAPGFDEIYYPGELEEKTAMERRENGIPLANHTLEMLRELRERYNL from the coding sequence TTGACAGACCGCTGGATGCCTGAGGACTTAAGGCAGCTTTCTGAGCAAGTGTTAATCAAAACGGGTGTATCGCAAAAGCATGCTCAGATTACGACTGATGTCATGTTGGAGGCGAATCTACGGGGGATTGATTCACATGGCATTAGCTATCTTCCTGTCTATATTAATCGAATTGAAAAGGGAGTTGTTAATCCAAATTCGACACCTGAGATTATTCAGGACAGCGGCTCTTCGTTTGTGGTAGATGGTCGAAATGGATTAGGTCAAGTTGCAGGCTATTTTTCCATGACAGAAGCTATTTCTCGCGCCCATGAGAGAGGGGTAGGGCTAGCGGCTGTAAGACGTTCTGGTCACTTTGGGATGAGCAGCTATTATGCTGTAAAAGCCAGTGAACAACATTGCATTGGCATCGTCATGACGAATGCTCCATCAAGTGTTGCTCCATTCGGAGGAATGGAAGCGTTATTCGGTACCAATCCCATGGCTTTTGTATTTCCCGTTGAGGACGGACCTCCCCTAACCATTGATTTTGCCACAAGCGCTGTGGCTCGAACGAAACTTCGGAATTTAACGGCAGAAGAACCTATTCCGAAAGGCTGGGCGCTCAATAAGGAAGGGTACCCTGCTAAGACGGCAGGGGAGGGGTATGAAGGCGTCCTTCTTCCAGCTGCAGGGGTGAAAGGATACGCGTTGGCCATTGTAGCGGAAGTATTCTCCGCTATTCTTTCGCAAGCAAGCTTTACTAAAGATGTGGGAGGATTAGTAGATCAATTCGATCGAAGCCAGAATGTTGGACATTTTTTGGGAGCTATCTCTATTGAATCTTTTCTTCCGATGTACACTTATCATTCTTTAATGAGGGAATTCATTGCATCGATTAAATCAGTAAAGCCTGCCCCTGGATTTGATGAAATCTACTATCCCGGTGAGCTTGAAGAGAAGACAGCTATGGAGAGAAGAGAGAATGGAATCCCCCTAGCCAACCATACGTTAGAGATGTTAAGAGAGTTGAGGGAGAGATACAACCTTTGA
- a CDS encoding lactate racemase domain-containing protein, which translates to MYLVEQPFNKKKIENITETVKNELARFKPHIKPGMRLALPSGSRGFPYGVEVMKVLADTFRSWGADPFIIPAMGSHGGGTAEGQIKVLENLGISEQTIGIPVCSSMEVVHLGQTPSGVDVYCDRLAFEAEGIFIYNRIKPHTAFRAPIESGLSKMLAVGLGKKKGAETLHRAGLGAHIVEAARLIREKTRFIGGLAIVDNPWGEALEMKAARPDEMEEIEEQLLKLAWENIPLLPYDHLHVLIIDYIGKDISGSGMDVNVVGMHRRLGGTPTQHFETIVALDLTLASKGNALGIGYADITTRELVDKINMQAIMENAIATGFLGTAKIPVTMPSKQAAIDLAVRLHSTKDLRVARIKNTKYLQQFWISEALFRECDKEGKLRSLGVQCDLHEIKF; encoded by the coding sequence ATGTATCTGGTAGAGCAACCATTTAATAAGAAAAAGATAGAAAATATAACGGAAACCGTGAAGAACGAGTTAGCTAGATTTAAGCCTCATATCAAGCCAGGTATGCGCCTGGCTTTGCCAAGTGGGTCCAGAGGTTTTCCTTATGGAGTCGAAGTGATGAAGGTCTTGGCGGATACCTTTCGGTCTTGGGGAGCTGACCCTTTTATTATCCCTGCTATGGGGAGTCACGGTGGAGGAACGGCAGAGGGACAAATCAAAGTATTAGAAAACTTAGGTATCTCGGAACAGACGATTGGGATACCTGTTTGCTCATCCATGGAAGTGGTGCATCTAGGCCAAACACCATCGGGAGTGGACGTCTATTGCGATCGTTTGGCTTTTGAGGCTGAAGGTATTTTTATCTACAATCGGATAAAACCGCATACGGCTTTCCGGGCTCCTATCGAAAGCGGTCTTTCGAAGATGCTAGCCGTTGGTCTAGGAAAGAAAAAAGGGGCGGAGACTCTCCATCGAGCGGGACTAGGGGCACACATTGTCGAGGCTGCTCGGTTGATCAGGGAGAAAACGCGTTTTATTGGAGGCTTAGCAATAGTAGATAACCCTTGGGGAGAGGCGCTTGAGATGAAAGCAGCACGACCAGATGAAATGGAAGAGATCGAAGAACAACTTTTAAAACTAGCTTGGGAGAATATCCCCCTTCTACCATATGACCACCTCCATGTTCTGATCATTGATTATATTGGAAAAGACATTAGCGGGTCTGGAATGGATGTAAACGTCGTTGGGATGCATAGAAGGCTAGGTGGAACTCCTACTCAACATTTTGAGACCATCGTTGCTCTCGACCTTACTCTTGCATCAAAAGGGAATGCCCTAGGCATTGGATATGCGGATATTACAACAAGAGAGTTAGTAGATAAGATTAACATGCAAGCGATCATGGAAAACGCAATAGCTACGGGCTTTCTGGGTACAGCTAAAATTCCAGTTACCATGCCTTCGAAGCAAGCTGCAATTGATTTGGCCGTGCGTCTTCATTCCACGAAGGACCTTCGTGTGGCAAGAATCAAGAATACGAAATACCTTCAGCAATTTTGGATCTCTGAGGCCCTGTTTCGTGAATGCGATAAGGAAGGGAAGCTTCGTTCACTGGGTGTCCAATGTGACCTACATGAAATCAAGTTCTAA
- a CDS encoding TRAP transporter permease, translating to MRPNDISVEQQEEIIKKYDNESNYREFRQGFWRYVVFALAVGLSLFHLYTAGFGQLLAIKQRAIHLGLVLMMVFLIYPMRKKSNQNAPTIPDMALSLLSMIGIGYLIVFNDDIAMRAGMSNQTDIIFGTITILLVLEATRRTMGNTLPIIAIIFLVYAKYGEWIPGAFAHMDFSYGRIIEQMYLSTEGIFGIALGVSATYIFLFVLFGAFMTKTGMGKLITDASISVAGTTPGGPAKVAMVGSCVMGTVNGAAVANVVTTGAFTIPMMKRIGYSPTFAGAVETVASSGGQIMPPVMGAAAFVLAELTGIPYSTVMIAAIIPAFLYYLAAWVMVDREARRLNLKGLDKSEIPRFLDVVKERGHMILPLFVVTLLLLNGYSPIYAAFFGIISTVAIGMLRKTTRLNGKELLEAMEQGGKTALSVAVACAVVGFIVGSVSLTSAGVTFTSSILQFTEGHVFFTLFLTMIACIILGMGLPTTAAYIMASIIAVPALIELGINVLASHLFVFYFATLSTLTPPVAIAAYAAAGLAKASPFKVGWTSVRLALAGFIIPFMFAYEPSLLIVEGTLSKGIIGVLAAILGVILLGCAVIGYFRISCTWLERLLLFAGAVALILPENLTDIMGLLIGVIVFMMQQRRISRVANKKEVNRMEQPIREGL from the coding sequence ATGAGGCCAAACGATATTAGCGTCGAACAGCAAGAAGAAATTATCAAGAAATATGATAACGAATCGAATTATCGTGAATTTCGGCAGGGTTTCTGGCGTTATGTGGTGTTCGCCCTTGCTGTAGGTTTATCTTTATTCCATCTGTATACCGCCGGCTTTGGCCAGCTTCTGGCCATTAAACAAAGAGCGATTCATCTTGGTTTGGTCTTAATGATGGTATTTTTAATCTATCCGATGAGAAAAAAGTCGAATCAGAATGCGCCTACCATTCCGGATATGGCTTTAAGTTTGTTATCTATGATTGGAATTGGTTACCTCATTGTCTTTAACGATGATATAGCCATGAGAGCAGGAATGTCGAACCAAACAGACATTATTTTTGGTACCATCACGATTCTATTAGTCCTTGAGGCAACACGAAGGACAATGGGGAATACGCTGCCAATCATTGCGATTATTTTTCTTGTTTATGCCAAGTATGGAGAATGGATTCCTGGGGCCTTTGCCCATATGGATTTTTCTTATGGACGGATTATAGAGCAAATGTACCTGAGTACAGAAGGGATTTTTGGCATTGCGTTGGGGGTTTCTGCCACCTATATCTTCCTGTTTGTTTTGTTTGGCGCTTTTATGACGAAAACAGGCATGGGAAAATTAATTACGGATGCATCCATTTCTGTTGCCGGAACAACTCCAGGGGGACCGGCTAAAGTAGCTATGGTCGGAAGCTGTGTGATGGGAACGGTAAATGGAGCCGCCGTAGCAAATGTGGTAACAACGGGAGCCTTTACGATTCCTATGATGAAAAGAATTGGTTATTCCCCTACCTTTGCAGGAGCGGTAGAAACCGTTGCCTCCTCAGGAGGACAGATTATGCCACCTGTGATGGGAGCCGCCGCGTTTGTATTGGCTGAATTAACCGGGATTCCTTATTCTACCGTGATGATCGCCGCTATTATTCCAGCTTTCCTCTATTATTTAGCGGCATGGGTGATGGTTGATCGGGAAGCGAGAAGATTAAATCTAAAGGGATTAGACAAATCGGAGATTCCTCGCTTCTTGGATGTGGTGAAAGAGAGAGGTCATATGATCCTCCCCTTATTCGTCGTGACCTTATTATTACTTAATGGATACTCCCCTATATATGCAGCGTTTTTTGGGATTATTTCGACCGTGGCCATTGGTATGTTGAGAAAAACGACGAGATTGAATGGGAAGGAATTGCTTGAAGCGATGGAGCAAGGAGGTAAAACTGCCTTAAGTGTTGCCGTTGCCTGTGCGGTGGTTGGATTTATCGTGGGCTCGGTTTCTTTAACAAGTGCAGGGGTTACATTTACAAGCTCCATTCTCCAATTTACAGAAGGACATGTGTTTTTCACATTGTTCTTAACCATGATTGCTTGCATCATTTTGGGGATGGGACTACCGACAACAGCCGCTTATATTATGGCATCGATCATTGCGGTACCTGCTCTGATCGAATTAGGGATTAATGTCTTAGCTTCACATTTATTTGTTTTCTACTTTGCCACATTATCAACACTTACTCCACCGGTGGCAATAGCGGCGTATGCTGCTGCCGGATTGGCTAAAGCTTCTCCGTTTAAGGTGGGCTGGACATCCGTAAGGCTTGCCTTAGCAGGGTTTATTATTCCCTTTATGTTTGCCTATGAACCTAGTTTGTTAATTGTGGAAGGGACTCTATCCAAAGGAATTATTGGTGTCTTAGCTGCGATCCTAGGGGTCATCCTGCTTGGTTGCGCTGTGATTGGTTACTTCCGTATTTCTTGTACTTGGCTCGAGCGTCTCCTCCTATTCGCTGGTGCTGTTGCTTTGATTTTGCCTGAGAATTTAACGGATATTATGGGTCTTTTGATTGGTGTGATCGTCTTTATGATGCAACAGCGAAGAATAAGCCGAGTTGCTAACAAGAAAGAAGTAAATAGAATGGAGCAGCCTATTAGGGAGGGATTATAA
- a CDS encoding DMT family transporter: MGVLLSFFSALSFSANYVAVRRGVRERPERDAVIITNLINFIILGIISFIILMTMKPVEWSWLGLLFFALAGLFTSFLGRLALFGGIRRIGSARAVAVKNASPMVTIILAILIIQEDITLLPSLGILLIIIGLSFMIHQDWKKGEGNQEPQTNRIGILIALCAMFGFGLGQTFRKLGVVHMNEAIIGAWLGVATSLLLSFLMEIVRGSGKQLPSYFNPKNWNRYFFLAGVFSSLALIFFFSALRSIPIAYVSAISALEPILTVAITALFLKTDANKLTRKFYVTLGIIVFGVGLIAFK; the protein is encoded by the coding sequence ATGGGGGTATTGCTCAGCTTCTTTAGTGCTCTATCATTTTCTGCCAATTATGTTGCAGTACGCAGAGGAGTACGAGAACGACCAGAAAGAGATGCGGTCATTATTACCAATCTTATTAATTTTATTATCCTTGGAATAATTAGCTTTATTATTCTCATGACGATGAAGCCTGTTGAATGGTCCTGGTTGGGGCTTTTATTCTTTGCTCTAGCTGGTCTATTCACTTCCTTCTTAGGTCGTTTAGCCTTGTTTGGCGGTATTCGACGGATTGGATCAGCCCGCGCCGTTGCGGTCAAGAACGCCTCCCCTATGGTGACGATCATCCTTGCAATCCTCATTATTCAAGAGGATATTACACTCTTACCTTCACTAGGCATCTTGCTCATCATAATAGGTCTTTCTTTTATGATTCACCAGGATTGGAAGAAGGGGGAGGGCAATCAAGAACCACAAACCAACCGTATTGGAATTCTCATTGCCTTATGTGCCATGTTTGGTTTCGGCTTAGGCCAGACTTTTCGTAAGCTAGGCGTAGTTCATATGAATGAAGCCATTATCGGGGCTTGGCTTGGGGTCGCAACGTCCTTGCTTCTTTCTTTTCTTATGGAGATTGTAAGAGGCTCCGGCAAGCAACTCCCCTCTTATTTTAACCCTAAAAATTGGAATCGCTATTTTTTCTTAGCAGGTGTCTTCTCAAGCCTAGCCCTTATCTTCTTTTTCAGTGCCTTACGAAGTATTCCTATAGCCTATGTCAGTGCTATATCTGCTTTGGAACCTATCTTAACGGTTGCCATTACAGCCCTATTTCTCAAGACAGATGCCAACAAATTGACCCGAAAATTCTACGTGACCCTAGGGATTATCGTGTTTGGCGTCGGATTAATCGCTTTTAAATAA
- a CDS encoding thiamine pyrophosphate-binding protein, translated as MEKTAMILAKHLKEEGIEYAFGIPGGEVLELLEAFRLVGIEFILTKHEMGAGFMADAYYQLTGKPGVLVSTLGPGITNTVTPVANAYLDRSAMIVITGEVSTKLKGVYTHQILEQRDLLKPVTKWSTTLGGCSDSQSIQKAIDICKSGYPGPVHINIPTDVAVMQQKYIPRRKKTTSKVGPAAETIDAFVNSLREAKKPVVLAGVGVALEDAPAIQSFCRNWSVPLITTYKAKGLLPENDVLCFGGTGLSPVADGQHMQLVRDDADLVITIGFDPVELRSDWNLSWQTKTWNIDIVPNEYQLIPVDQEYVGNIQSFFESVNQITEVESKWKQEDCLRYKEDLVKKIEPQEREGLSPFDVVSTCRELLPQDAIAIVDTGSHRIMLNHVWQCYEPKTLLQSNGLGSMGYALPAGIAAQMVHRDRPVVIFTGDAGFDMIIGELAMLPQHQLPVTIVVFNDQLLSLIRLKQSRMNLETTGVEFSGINYQHLAKAYNGNGITVETVEELQAALKEVQSSPTFTIIDARVNPAEYWQQM; from the coding sequence ATGGAAAAGACGGCTATGATCCTAGCAAAACATCTAAAGGAGGAAGGGATAGAATACGCCTTTGGGATTCCAGGTGGGGAAGTTTTAGAATTACTTGAGGCCTTCCGATTAGTAGGTATAGAGTTTATATTAACCAAACATGAGATGGGCGCTGGATTTATGGCGGATGCGTATTATCAGCTGACTGGGAAGCCAGGGGTACTCGTGTCTACTTTAGGACCTGGAATTACTAATACCGTTACACCGGTTGCCAATGCTTATCTCGATCGTTCAGCGATGATTGTGATTACAGGTGAAGTAAGCACGAAGCTTAAAGGAGTCTATACTCATCAGATTCTAGAACAGAGAGACCTCCTTAAGCCTGTTACCAAGTGGTCAACGACGTTAGGCGGATGTTCAGATAGTCAAAGCATTCAGAAGGCGATTGACATTTGTAAGTCGGGCTACCCAGGACCTGTACATATTAATATACCGACGGATGTTGCTGTGATGCAACAAAAGTATATCCCGCGCAGAAAGAAGACCACGAGTAAAGTAGGTCCGGCCGCTGAGACGATCGATGCGTTTGTCAATTCATTGCGAGAAGCGAAAAAGCCCGTTGTACTGGCTGGGGTTGGGGTGGCTTTGGAGGATGCCCCTGCTATTCAGAGCTTCTGTAGAAACTGGAGCGTTCCGCTTATTACGACCTATAAGGCAAAGGGCTTGTTGCCGGAAAATGATGTCCTTTGCTTTGGGGGAACAGGATTAAGTCCGGTGGCTGATGGGCAGCATATGCAGTTGGTTAGGGATGACGCAGACTTAGTTATTACGATCGGTTTTGATCCGGTTGAGCTTAGAAGTGACTGGAATCTTTCCTGGCAAACGAAAACCTGGAACATCGACATTGTACCGAATGAGTATCAGCTGATCCCAGTTGATCAGGAATATGTAGGTAACATCCAAAGCTTTTTTGAAAGTGTGAACCAGATTACAGAAGTAGAATCAAAATGGAAGCAGGAGGATTGCCTCCGTTACAAGGAAGACTTGGTGAAAAAGATAGAACCTCAGGAAAGAGAGGGACTCAGCCCCTTTGATGTCGTTTCCACATGTCGAGAGCTGTTGCCCCAAGATGCTATCGCAATCGTAGATACAGGAAGTCATCGCATTATGCTAAACCATGTTTGGCAATGTTATGAACCTAAGACCTTGCTTCAATCTAATGGCTTAGGCTCTATGGGATATGCCCTGCCTGCCGGGATCGCAGCTCAGATGGTGCATAGGGATCGTCCTGTCGTAATTTTTACCGGTGATGCTGGTTTCGATATGATTATTGGCGAGCTTGCCATGCTTCCTCAACATCAGCTGCCGGTCACTATTGTGGTGTTTAATGATCAGCTTCTAAGTCTGATCCGCCTCAAGCAAAGCCGTATGAATCTTGAGACTACCGGCGTTGAGTTTTCCGGAATCAATTATCAGCATCTTGCGAAGGCCTATAATGGAAACGGCATCACCGTAGAGACGGTGGAGGAGCTTCAAGCAGCATTAAAAGAGGTACAGTCTAGTCCTACTTTCACCATTATTGATGCCCGAGTGAATCCAGCAGAATATTGGCAACAAATGTAG
- a CDS encoding sulfite exporter TauE/SafE family protein, with protein MFITMLVIGILGGILTGMMSVGGGLILIFLLLFIPPFLGYSFTMHEIAGMVIIQTIFSGSSGLYSYWKRRLINTFLIKYMGLSSFIGGFIGVMLSELLSHNQLLAIFAALSLVATITMFFKPKPVEGEPYENKSLAIVLGLGIGVLGGMFGLGAGFLYMPIMLILYRIQTKHAVGTGLALAILLCLGALFGKVTDLSVPWQAGTFLALGAIPGAQLGSYLGQRMKTESLRRLMAISVAIVSVKIWIDLLQELGVSPSLSWTFFLIIGVFISAIVQVYQYNTNKKQKEIKQQKF; from the coding sequence TTGTTCATAACGATGTTAGTTATTGGTATCCTTGGCGGTATCCTCACTGGCATGATGTCTGTAGGAGGAGGATTAATTCTTATTTTCCTGCTTCTCTTTATTCCGCCTTTCTTAGGCTATTCGTTCACCATGCATGAAATTGCCGGAATGGTCATCATCCAAACCATCTTTTCAGGTAGCTCGGGCTTGTACAGCTATTGGAAGAGAAGATTAATCAACACTTTTTTGATTAAGTACATGGGGCTTAGCAGCTTTATAGGTGGTTTCATTGGGGTCATGCTATCTGAACTTCTCAGTCATAATCAGCTCCTGGCTATTTTCGCTGCTTTATCCCTGGTGGCAACCATTACCATGTTTTTCAAACCAAAACCCGTGGAAGGAGAACCGTATGAGAATAAGAGCCTTGCCATTGTTCTAGGACTAGGGATTGGTGTACTTGGAGGAATGTTCGGCCTCGGAGCTGGATTTTTATATATGCCAATCATGCTGATCTTATATCGGATTCAGACGAAGCACGCTGTAGGGACCGGTTTAGCTTTAGCCATCCTGCTATGCCTAGGTGCTCTATTCGGTAAGGTCACTGATCTTTCTGTACCTTGGCAGGCTGGTACTTTTTTAGCCTTAGGTGCTATTCCTGGCGCTCAACTCGGCTCCTATTTAGGACAAAGAATGAAAACCGAGTCTCTACGTAGACTGATGGCCATTTCAGTTGCCATTGTCTCAGTTAAGATTTGGATTGATCTGCTTCAAGAGCTAGGCGTTTCCCCCAGTCTATCCTGGACTTTCTTTCTCATTATAGGCGTTTTCATTAGCGCAATCGTCCAGGTTTATCAGTACAATACTAATAAAAAACAAAAAGAGATAAAACAACAGAAGTTCTGA
- a CDS encoding NAD-dependent succinate-semialdehyde dehydrogenase: MEDRSRKMLINGQWMESLSGKQIALKSPATGETIAHMAYGGREEAIMAIEAAHDAFADWSTTPAKERSAYLLKIVQLMQENKADLAHMISLEMGKPIREARGEVDIAIDYVQWYAEEAKRVYGDLVPSNSKTKRILVVRQPVGVTAAITPWNFPLSMVTRKIAPALAAGCTVILKPAKQTPGSAILFFELMEKAGLPKGVANLVLGNAGEIAEAFTSSSYVKKITFTGSTEVGKQLLNQASHQVKRVSMELGGHAPFIVFPDADLEKSVEGLIASKFRNSGQTCICTNRVYVHTSIIEPFSRLLKQKIEKMVMGNGLREDVDLGPIVDRVGLQKIEEQVQDSLDRGAKLLSGGRIRTDGELGKGYFYEPTILVDVDDEMRVAYEETFGPVVPILPFETEQEVLEKANHTPFGLAAYFYTKDLGRTIRMYEGLEYGIIGANDPIPTTVQAPFGGFKESGIGREGGYYGMEGFLETKYVSLGF, encoded by the coding sequence ATGGAAGATCGGAGTAGAAAAATGTTGATTAACGGCCAGTGGATGGAGAGCCTCAGCGGAAAACAGATCGCACTTAAAAGCCCAGCAACAGGGGAGACGATTGCCCATATGGCTTATGGCGGAAGAGAAGAGGCCATTATGGCTATTGAAGCGGCTCATGATGCGTTTGCAGATTGGTCAACCACACCGGCAAAAGAACGGTCAGCCTATTTGTTGAAGATCGTGCAGCTGATGCAGGAGAATAAAGCTGATCTCGCTCATATGATCTCACTTGAAATGGGAAAGCCCATTCGAGAAGCGCGTGGTGAGGTCGACATTGCGATTGACTATGTCCAATGGTATGCGGAAGAGGCTAAACGAGTTTACGGCGACCTAGTACCCTCAAATAGTAAAACGAAAAGGATTCTAGTAGTACGACAACCCGTTGGAGTGACCGCAGCGATTACACCTTGGAATTTTCCATTATCCATGGTTACGAGAAAGATTGCTCCAGCCTTGGCAGCGGGATGCACAGTGATTCTCAAGCCTGCTAAACAGACCCCTGGCAGTGCCATTCTATTCTTCGAGCTCATGGAAAAGGCGGGTCTTCCAAAAGGTGTGGCTAACCTGGTCCTAGGGAATGCAGGAGAGATCGCAGAAGCCTTTACATCCAGTTCTTATGTAAAGAAAATCACCTTTACAGGCTCCACAGAGGTAGGAAAACAGCTTCTCAATCAGGCATCCCATCAAGTGAAAAGAGTGTCCATGGAATTGGGAGGGCATGCCCCTTTTATTGTGTTTCCTGACGCTGACCTCGAAAAATCAGTCGAAGGATTAATAGCTAGTAAGTTTCGTAACAGTGGCCAAACATGCATCTGTACCAATCGGGTATATGTTCATACTTCTATCATCGAGCCGTTTTCTAGACTGCTTAAGCAAAAGATTGAAAAGATGGTGATGGGGAATGGACTTCGGGAGGACGTAGATCTTGGACCGATTGTTGATCGCGTAGGGCTGCAAAAGATTGAAGAACAAGTTCAAGACTCCTTAGACCGAGGGGCGAAATTGCTCAGTGGAGGAAGGATAAGGACAGATGGAGAACTGGGGAAAGGGTATTTTTATGAACCGACGATTCTCGTCGATGTAGATGATGAAATGCGGGTAGCCTATGAGGAAACCTTTGGTCCTGTCGTGCCTATTCTTCCCTTTGAAACCGAGCAAGAGGTTCTAGAGAAAGCTAATCATACGCCTTTCGGATTGGCCGCTTACTTCTACACCAAGGATTTAGGCCGAACGATCCGCATGTACGAAGGATTGGAGTACGGAATTATCGGAGCCAATGATCCTATACCAACCACTGTTCAAGCACCGTTTGGGGGATTCAAGGAAAGTGGCATCGGTCGTGAGGGGGGCTACTACGGAATGGAAGGATTTTTAGAAACAAAGTATGTCTCCTTAGGGTTTTAA
- a CDS encoding TAXI family TRAP transporter solute-binding subunit codes for MRNSKWFVTIVCFILSLSTILAGCGSSSTSTNTTSTPAPSSPTDKPSDQTSAPAPAASESPKKQLFLNVATATTAGVYYALGNGMADLWNQKVEGVRASAQATAGSPQNVKLMSKKEAHVAFVQNGIAYEAWNGVGQFEGSAEKDIRALTYLYPNLCYFVVRADSGINSLSDIKGKTIAPGPVGSGTELNAREILSIVGIDYKDGKDAKAQYVGNAESAQMLLDNQVDVTYISGGLPHASVVEMATSKDVKILPVEGEVRDKLMEKYSWYFPVTIPANSFKGQSEAIETVAVANLLLGRADLDEDVVYSMIKSVYDNKEQLAASFKGASKMKPEEGLNGVTLPLHPGAVKYFKEQGLQIPDSLIQ; via the coding sequence ATGAGAAATTCAAAATGGTTCGTCACGATTGTTTGTTTTATCTTGAGCCTGTCCACCATCCTTGCTGGCTGTGGTAGCTCTTCCACCTCAACCAACACGACTTCCACACCCGCGCCCAGTAGCCCAACAGATAAACCCTCAGACCAGACTTCAGCCCCAGCTCCCGCCGCTTCAGAGAGTCCGAAAAAACAGTTATTTCTTAACGTGGCTACCGCAACGACAGCCGGTGTCTACTATGCCCTTGGTAATGGGATGGCCGACTTATGGAATCAAAAAGTGGAAGGAGTTCGCGCTTCGGCTCAGGCCACAGCGGGATCACCGCAAAATGTCAAGCTGATGAGCAAGAAAGAAGCTCATGTGGCTTTTGTTCAGAACGGGATTGCCTATGAAGCTTGGAATGGGGTCGGGCAGTTCGAAGGAAGTGCGGAAAAAGATATTCGCGCTCTCACCTATCTTTATCCAAATCTCTGCTATTTCGTCGTTCGTGCAGACTCGGGGATTAATTCTCTAAGTGACATCAAAGGAAAGACGATTGCACCAGGCCCAGTAGGCAGTGGAACAGAGCTAAATGCAAGAGAAATTCTATCGATTGTCGGTATTGATTACAAAGATGGTAAAGATGCAAAGGCCCAATATGTTGGGAATGCAGAGTCCGCTCAGATGCTGCTCGACAACCAAGTAGATGTTACCTATATTTCCGGTGGTCTTCCTCATGCTAGTGTAGTAGAGATGGCCACTTCCAAGGATGTCAAGATTCTTCCTGTTGAAGGGGAAGTAAGAGATAAGTTGATGGAGAAGTATAGCTGGTATTTCCCAGTTACGATCCCTGCCAACTCATTTAAAGGACAGTCTGAAGCGATTGAAACCGTAGCGGTGGCTAACTTGCTTCTCGGCCGTGCGGATCTAGATGAGGACGTGGTGTACAGCATGATTAAATCTGTCTATGACAACAAGGAGCAGCTAGCAGCTAGCTTCAAGGGAGCTTCTAAGATGAAGCCGGAAGAAGGGCTGAATGGTGTGACTCTTCCTCTACATCCTGGTGCTGTGAAGTACTTTAAAGAACAGGGGCTACAGATACCGGATTCGTTGATTCAGTAA